A window of the Trueperaceae bacterium genome harbors these coding sequences:
- a CDS encoding carbohydrate ABC transporter permease, which yields MRSRAVPTTFIYLFLALLALVFLYPVILMVLTAFKTTPEIFRNPFGLPEAFSWKGFQNVWERARFGLYLRNSVIITGASALLLLATAAPAAYALARYTFRLKTVLFVFFLAGIMIPIRLGILPLYLLMRDLGLLDSPFALILTYTASGMPMSVFLLSVFFRNLPRELEDAARIDGCTEGQTFYRIMLPLVRPGLATVVIVNVVPWWNDFFFPLLFLTTDRWKTIPLGMQVFFGQHLIDWSLVFSGMVLASLPLLVVYLIMSRQFIAGLTAGAVKG from the coding sequence ATGCGGAGCCGCGCCGTTCCCACCACGTTCATCTACCTGTTCCTCGCTCTGCTCGCGCTCGTCTTCCTCTACCCGGTGATCCTGATGGTCCTCACGGCCTTCAAGACGACGCCCGAGATCTTCCGCAACCCGTTCGGCCTACCGGAGGCGTTCTCCTGGAAGGGCTTCCAGAACGTCTGGGAGCGGGCGCGCTTCGGCCTTTACTTGCGCAACAGCGTCATCATCACCGGCGCCTCCGCCCTGCTGCTCCTCGCCACGGCCGCGCCCGCCGCGTACGCGCTCGCGCGTTACACCTTCAGGCTCAAGACCGTCCTGTTCGTGTTCTTCCTGGCCGGCATCATGATCCCCATCCGCCTCGGCATCCTGCCCCTCTACCTGCTCATGCGCGACCTCGGCCTCCTCGACTCGCCCTTCGCGCTGATCCTCACGTACACGGCCTCGGGCATGCCCATGAGCGTGTTCCTGCTGTCCGTGTTCTTCCGCAACCTGCCCCGCGAGCTGGAGGACGCCGCCCGCATCGACGGCTGCACGGAGGGGCAGACGTTCTACCGGATCATGCTCCCCCTCGTGCGGCCGGGCCTCGCCACCGTCGTCATCGTCAACGTCGTGCCGTGGTGGAACGACTTCTTCTTCCCGCTCCTCTTCCTCACGACGGACAGGTGGAAGACCATCCCGTTGGGCATGCAGGTCTTCTTCGGCCAGCACCTCATCGACTGGAGCCTCGTCTTCAGCGGCATGGTGCTCGCGAGCCTCCCACTCCTCGTCGTCTACCTGATCATGTCCAGGCAGTTCATCGCCGGCCTCACGGCGGGGGCCGTGAAGGGGTGA
- a CDS encoding DUF1343 domain-containing protein has translation MSGGATARGLARSAREEGGARASLGIDAFLAAPERYLAAGRRVALLTNQAALTSAGVPTLEAVRRAPGVELVSLLTPEHGFSGYEDDATPIGDRRDPRTGLALQSLYGPRRRPTPAALAAVDAVIVDLQDVGVRCYTYPTTAALVCEAAAEAGRRVVLCDRPNPLGPRVDGPMLEPARRSFIGYLDVPFQHGLSMGAAVARGTLGGGGLVVAPAAGWEPGSSDPVLPGAVPLPFVPPSPGLPTPAAVALYPGLVLLEGTNLNEGRGTTLPFQLLGAPWLDGYELAGALTELGVPGLRFRPVSYVPRSDTHAGETCHGVHLLVEDGAALRPLPALVRILRHVRETHPEEFSWVLAADKPWSKLPGAGEPWHEPVTGHLVDALTGDDSVRRVVEGEVPLEQAQAAWSAAAEGWRRTLG, from the coding sequence GTGAGCGGCGGCGCGACGGCGCGTGGCCTGGCCCGGAGCGCTCGCGAGGAGGGTGGCGCGCGGGCGAGCCTCGGTATCGACGCGTTCCTGGCCGCGCCGGAGCGCTACTTGGCGGCGGGTCGGCGGGTAGCGCTCCTCACGAACCAGGCCGCGCTGACGAGCGCCGGCGTGCCGACGCTCGAGGCCGTGCGGCGCGCGCCCGGCGTGGAACTCGTCTCGCTCCTCACCCCGGAGCACGGCTTCAGCGGCTACGAGGACGACGCGACCCCTATCGGCGACCGGCGCGACCCTCGAACAGGACTGGCGTTGCAGAGCCTGTACGGGCCGCGCCGCCGACCGACGCCCGCGGCCCTCGCCGCCGTGGACGCGGTGATCGTCGACCTACAGGACGTCGGCGTGCGCTGCTACACCTACCCGACCACGGCCGCGCTCGTGTGCGAGGCCGCCGCCGAGGCCGGCAGGAGGGTGGTGCTGTGCGACCGCCCGAACCCCCTCGGCCCGCGGGTGGACGGCCCTATGTTGGAGCCCGCCAGGCGTTCGTTCATCGGCTACCTCGACGTGCCGTTCCAGCACGGGCTGAGCATGGGGGCCGCCGTGGCGCGGGGCACGCTGGGCGGCGGCGGTCTCGTCGTGGCCCCGGCCGCCGGTTGGGAGCCAGGGTCGTCCGACCCCGTCCTGCCCGGCGCCGTGCCGCTGCCGTTCGTGCCGCCCTCGCCCGGGCTCCCGACGCCGGCAGCGGTCGCGCTCTACCCGGGCCTCGTACTCCTGGAGGGCACGAACCTGAACGAGGGCCGCGGCACCACGCTTCCGTTCCAGCTCCTCGGGGCGCCGTGGCTCGACGGCTACGAGCTGGCCGGCGCCCTGACCGAGCTGGGCGTGCCCGGCCTGCGCTTCCGCCCCGTTAGCTACGTGCCGCGCTCCGATACGCACGCCGGCGAGACGTGCCACGGCGTGCACCTGCTCGTCGAGGACGGCGCGGCCCTGCGCCCGCTCCCGGCGCTCGTGCGGATCCTGCGGCACGTGCGCGAGACGCACCCGGAGGAGTTCAGCTGGGTGCTGGCCGCCGACAAGCCGTGGAGCAAGTTGCCGGGCGCCGGCGAGCCGTGGCACGAGCCCGTCACCGGCCACCTGGTCGACGCCTTGACGGGCGACGACAGCGTGCGGCGCGTGGTGGAAGGCGAGGTGCCGCTCGAGCAGGCGCAGGCCGCCTGGTCCGCGGCGGCCGAGGGCTGGCGGCGAACGCTCGGTTAG
- the nifJ gene encoding pyruvate:ferredoxin (flavodoxin) oxidoreductase, translating into MPGTRSVVDGNEAAALVAHKVNEVIAIYPITPASPMGELADAWSAAGRRNLWGQVPQVVQLQSEGGAAGTVHGALQAGALTTTFTSSQGLLLMLPNMFKIAGELTPAVIHVAARSVAAHALSIFGDHSDVMAARPTGWAMLFATSVQEAHDLALIAQAATLRSRVPFLHVQDGFRTSHEVARILTLTDEDLRAFLPDELVAAHRARSLDPDRPVLRGTAQNPDVFFQSREAANSYYAAVPDIVAELFAAFAERTGRAYRAFDYWGAPDAERVLVVMGSGVVTARETVAKLVAAGEKVGLVAVRLYRPFDSEAFAAALPPSTRGIVVLDRTKEPGAAGEPLYQDVVTALAERWPDALARPRVLNGRYGLGSKEFTPRMAKAALDALEDGNAPRSFTVGIADDVTRLSLAVDPLFATERPEVTRAVFYGLGSDGTVGATKNSVKIIGEHTDLDAQGYFVYDSKKSGAVTVSHLRFGPEPVASPYLIEAAGFIGVHWFELMYSRDVLGLAAPGATVLFNAPFGPDELWDRLPVEAQRLVRERGLELYMVDGDKVAFDAGLGSRVNTVMQTCFFALSGVLPREDAVAAIKAAIDRTYGKRGGTVLARNHAAVDAALANLHPVAVPAEGESRYRRLALVPDHAPDFVQRVTARLMAGEGDLLPVSAFPVDGTYPTDTARWEKRSIASEVPIWRKDICTQCNLCALACPHSAIRVNAVPRALLDGAPDGFEWTPWTGKDESLAGYAYVVQLAPDDCTGCGVCVDVCPARDRTDLKRKAINLEPKRDHLERERANWAFFERLPYPRPGFDALDPIKASQLREPLFEFSGACAGCGETPYLKLLSQLFGDHLIVANATGCSSIYGANLPTTPWAKGADGRGPAWNNSLFEDAAEFGLGMRLAVDAKAEQALDLVARLRGRLGDGLADALARGVGARDDAGIEAQRERVAELLARLAELERHGSLTESELRDAARLRTVAETLVYRQLWIVGGDGWAYDIGFGGLDHVLASGRDVNVLVLDTEVYSNTGGQASKATPRAAVAKFAASGKAVGKKDLGQIAMAYGDVYVAQIALGASPRQAIEVLRAAAEWPGPSLVVAYSPCIAHGIEMSTMMTHQRDAVRAGYLTLYHYDPREALKEGGGQPLVLDSRPPKGSLAEWAATEGRFSVLARTQPERAAALMELAEADAKARRALYEQLAAVHHVVRGGAGGSSAGGPTASAPAGAGKAVATNDTEAEV; encoded by the coding sequence ATGCCCGGGACGCGCAGCGTAGTCGACGGGAACGAGGCCGCCGCCCTGGTGGCGCACAAGGTCAACGAGGTCATCGCCATCTACCCGATCACCCCCGCCTCGCCCATGGGCGAGCTCGCAGACGCCTGGTCGGCGGCCGGCAGGCGCAACCTGTGGGGCCAGGTGCCCCAGGTCGTGCAGCTCCAGAGCGAGGGCGGCGCGGCCGGCACCGTCCACGGCGCGCTGCAGGCCGGCGCGCTCACGACGACCTTCACGTCGTCGCAAGGCCTGCTCCTCATGCTGCCGAACATGTTCAAGATCGCGGGCGAGCTGACGCCGGCCGTCATCCACGTGGCCGCGCGCTCCGTCGCCGCGCACGCGCTCTCGATCTTCGGCGACCACTCCGACGTCATGGCCGCCCGCCCCACCGGCTGGGCCATGCTCTTCGCGACCTCCGTGCAGGAGGCGCACGACCTGGCGCTCATCGCCCAGGCCGCCACCCTGCGCTCGCGCGTGCCGTTCCTGCACGTCCAGGACGGCTTCCGCACCAGCCACGAGGTGGCGCGGATCCTCACGCTGACGGACGAGGACCTCAGGGCGTTCCTGCCCGACGAGCTCGTGGCCGCCCACCGGGCGCGCTCCCTCGACCCGGACCGGCCCGTCCTGCGCGGCACGGCCCAGAACCCCGACGTCTTCTTCCAGTCAAGGGAAGCCGCCAACTCCTACTACGCGGCCGTGCCGGACATCGTGGCGGAGCTCTTCGCCGCGTTCGCCGAGCGCACTGGCCGCGCGTACCGCGCGTTCGACTACTGGGGCGCTCCCGACGCCGAGCGGGTCCTCGTGGTCATGGGCTCGGGGGTCGTGACCGCCCGCGAGACCGTCGCCAAGCTCGTGGCGGCGGGGGAGAAGGTCGGCCTCGTCGCCGTGCGCCTCTACCGTCCGTTCGACTCCGAGGCCTTCGCCGCCGCGCTCCCTCCGAGCACGCGCGGCATCGTGGTCCTCGACCGCACGAAGGAGCCGGGCGCGGCCGGCGAGCCCCTCTACCAGGACGTCGTCACGGCCCTCGCCGAGCGGTGGCCCGACGCGCTCGCGCGCCCGCGGGTCCTGAACGGCCGCTACGGCCTCGGCAGCAAGGAGTTCACGCCGCGCATGGCGAAGGCGGCGCTCGACGCCCTGGAGGACGGGAACGCGCCGCGCTCGTTCACCGTCGGCATCGCCGACGACGTCACGCGCCTCTCGTTGGCGGTCGACCCGCTGTTCGCAACGGAGCGGCCGGAGGTCACGCGCGCCGTGTTCTACGGCCTCGGCAGCGACGGCACGGTGGGCGCCACCAAGAACAGCGTCAAGATCATCGGCGAGCATACGGACCTGGACGCCCAGGGTTACTTCGTGTACGACTCGAAGAAGTCGGGCGCCGTCACGGTCTCGCACCTGCGCTTCGGCCCCGAGCCCGTGGCGAGCCCGTACCTCATCGAGGCTGCCGGCTTCATCGGCGTCCACTGGTTCGAGCTCATGTACTCGCGCGACGTGCTCGGCCTGGCCGCGCCGGGCGCCACCGTCCTCTTCAACGCGCCCTTCGGGCCGGACGAGCTCTGGGACCGCCTCCCCGTGGAGGCCCAGCGCCTCGTGCGCGAGCGCGGGCTCGAGCTCTACATGGTCGACGGCGACAAGGTGGCCTTCGACGCCGGCCTCGGCTCGCGCGTCAACACCGTCATGCAGACCTGCTTCTTCGCCCTGTCGGGCGTGCTCCCGCGGGAGGACGCGGTCGCGGCCATCAAGGCGGCCATCGACCGCACCTACGGCAAGCGCGGCGGCACGGTCCTCGCGCGCAACCACGCCGCCGTCGACGCGGCGCTCGCGAACCTCCACCCCGTCGCGGTCCCGGCCGAGGGCGAGAGCCGCTACCGCCGCCTCGCGCTCGTGCCAGACCACGCGCCGGACTTCGTGCAGCGCGTGACGGCCAGGCTCATGGCGGGCGAGGGCGACCTCCTGCCCGTCTCGGCCTTCCCCGTGGACGGCACGTACCCGACCGACACGGCCAGGTGGGAGAAGCGCTCCATCGCCTCCGAGGTGCCGATCTGGCGCAAGGACATCTGCACGCAGTGCAACCTGTGCGCGCTCGCCTGCCCGCACTCGGCCATCCGCGTCAACGCGGTGCCGCGCGCGCTCCTCGACGGGGCCCCCGACGGCTTCGAGTGGACGCCGTGGACGGGCAAGGACGAGAGCCTGGCCGGCTACGCCTACGTCGTGCAGCTCGCGCCCGACGACTGCACGGGCTGCGGCGTGTGCGTCGACGTCTGCCCGGCGCGCGACAGGACCGACCTCAAGCGCAAGGCCATCAACCTCGAGCCGAAGCGCGACCACCTGGAGCGCGAGCGCGCCAACTGGGCGTTCTTCGAGCGGCTGCCGTACCCGCGCCCGGGCTTCGACGCGCTCGACCCGATCAAGGCCTCGCAGCTCCGCGAGCCCCTCTTCGAGTTCTCCGGCGCCTGCGCCGGCTGCGGGGAGACGCCCTACCTCAAGCTCCTCAGCCAGCTCTTCGGCGACCACCTCATCGTCGCCAACGCCACCGGCTGCTCCTCGATCTACGGCGCGAACCTCCCCACCACGCCGTGGGCCAAGGGGGCCGACGGGCGCGGCCCGGCCTGGAACAACTCCCTCTTCGAGGATGCCGCCGAGTTCGGTCTCGGCATGCGCCTCGCCGTCGACGCGAAGGCGGAGCAGGCGCTCGACCTGGTGGCGCGGCTCAGGGGCAGGCTCGGCGACGGGCTCGCCGACGCCCTCGCCCGGGGGGTCGGTGCCCGGGACGACGCGGGGATCGAGGCGCAGCGCGAGCGCGTGGCGGAGCTGCTGGCGCGGCTCGCCGAGCTCGAGCGCCACGGCTCCCTGACGGAGTCCGAGCTCCGCGACGCCGCGCGCCTGCGCACGGTGGCGGAGACGCTCGTCTACCGCCAGCTCTGGATCGTGGGTGGTGACGGTTGGGCGTACGACATCGGCTTCGGCGGCCTCGACCACGTGCTCGCGAGCGGGCGCGACGTCAACGTGCTCGTCCTCGACACGGAGGTGTACAGCAACACGGGCGGGCAGGCCTCGAAGGCGACGCCGCGCGCCGCCGTCGCCAAGTTCGCGGCGAGCGGCAAGGCCGTCGGGAAGAAGGACCTCGGGCAGATCGCGATGGCTTACGGCGACGTCTACGTCGCCCAGATCGCCCTTGGCGCGAGCCCGCGACAGGCGATCGAGGTCTTGCGCGCCGCCGCCGAGTGGCCGGGTCCGAGCCTGGTCGTCGCGTACAGCCCCTGCATCGCCCACGGCATCGAGATGAGCACGATGATGACCCACCAGCGCGACGCCGTGCGCGCCGGCTACCTCACCCTCTACCACTACGACCCCCGCGAGGCGCTCAAGGAGGGCGGCGGCCAGCCGCTCGTGCTCGATTCGCGCCCGCCCAAGGGCTCGCTCGCCGAGTGGGCGGCGACGGAAGGGCGGTTCTCCGTCCTGGCGCGCACGCAGCCGGAGCGGGCGGCCGCCCTCATGGAGCTCGCGGAGGCCGACGCCAAGGCGCGGCGGGCGCTGTACGAGCAGCTCGCGGCCGTGCACCACGTGGTGCGGGGCGGGGCCGGCGGGTCGTCGGCCGGCGGCCCGACCGCGTCGGCTCCGGCCGGCGCCGGCAAGGCAGTGGCGACGAACGACACGGAAGCGGAGGTGTGA
- a CDS encoding dihydroorotate dehydrogenase-like protein — translation MNPGLETVYLGMRLRSPVVASSSPLTGRLETLRRLDDAGVGAVVLPSLFEEQIEREELLLAGLHAIGREISPEATGYLDQFTGEPLTVDDYLRHLAEAKMAVSVPIIASLNGHRPGGWTRYARELQDAGADAIELNVYFLPTDPGVSAEEIERRTCEIVHEVTSRVGVPVSVKLGPWFSSLPHFVGRLAGAGASGVVLFNRFYQPDIDLEELDVVPSLALSTSAEARLALRWIAILQGRAHLDLAGAGGVHDAADVAKLLLVGADVVTMTSALLLHGPEHVTTVLRGLQAWMRERGYDNVSELRGALSQRSAPDPEAFERANYLKALSGFAFGYRVGG, via the coding sequence ATGAACCCCGGCTTGGAGACCGTCTACCTAGGCATGCGGTTGCGTAGCCCCGTCGTCGCGTCCTCGTCCCCGCTCACGGGTCGCCTGGAGACGCTGCGGCGCCTCGACGACGCCGGCGTCGGCGCCGTGGTGCTCCCGTCCCTGTTCGAGGAGCAGATCGAGCGCGAGGAGCTGCTCCTCGCGGGGTTGCACGCCATCGGACGCGAGATCTCGCCCGAGGCGACCGGCTATCTCGACCAGTTCACGGGCGAGCCGCTGACGGTCGACGACTACCTCCGCCACCTCGCCGAAGCCAAGATGGCCGTCTCGGTGCCCATCATCGCCAGCCTCAACGGCCACCGCCCGGGCGGCTGGACGCGCTACGCGCGGGAGCTGCAGGACGCGGGCGCCGACGCCATCGAGTTGAACGTCTACTTCCTTCCCACCGACCCGGGCGTGAGCGCCGAGGAGATCGAGCGGCGCACGTGCGAGATCGTGCACGAGGTCACGAGCCGGGTCGGCGTGCCCGTGTCCGTCAAGCTCGGCCCCTGGTTCTCGTCGCTCCCGCACTTCGTCGGCCGCCTCGCCGGGGCCGGCGCCAGCGGCGTGGTCCTCTTCAACCGCTTCTACCAGCCCGACATCGACCTGGAGGAGCTCGACGTCGTGCCGAGCCTGGCGCTCTCGACGAGCGCTGAGGCGCGCCTCGCCCTGCGCTGGATCGCCATCCTGCAAGGGCGCGCGCACCTCGACCTCGCGGGCGCGGGTGGCGTCCACGACGCCGCCGACGTGGCGAAGCTGCTGCTGGTCGGCGCCGACGTCGTGACCATGACCTCGGCGCTGCTCCTGCACGGACCGGAGCACGTGACGACCGTCCTGCGCGGGCTGCAGGCGTGGATGCGCGAGCGGGGCTACGACAACGTCTCCGAGCTGCGCGGCGCGCTCTCGCAACGCTCTGCGCCCGACCCGGAGGCGTTCGAGCGGGCGAACTACCTGAAGGCGCTCTCCGGCTTCGCGTTCGGGTACCGGGTGGGCGGGTGA